A part of Leifsonia xyli subsp. xyli str. CTCB07 genomic DNA contains:
- the rapZ gene encoding RNase adapter RapZ encodes MTSDVETTAEQQEVLIVTGMSGAGRSTVANALEDLDWYVVDNLPPQMLRPLIELANRAESGLPRIAAVVDVRGRNFFADLQEMIQSLREGTKVRVLFLEAADVTLVRRFEQVRRPHPLQGNGTLLDGITAERARLREIRESSDIIVDTSDLNIHQLATRITDIFADENTADVQVTVMSFGFKYGLPADADLVADARFLPNPFWKPELRPYTGLDEVVRNDVLQQNGAEEFIESYLEALRPIFAGYQRENKRHATIAVGCTGGKHRSVAIAEELAARLRSLPGLAVSIKHRDLGRE; translated from the coding sequence GTGACGAGCGACGTCGAGACCACCGCCGAGCAGCAAGAAGTGCTGATCGTCACCGGAATGTCAGGGGCGGGCCGCTCCACGGTCGCGAACGCCCTGGAAGACCTCGACTGGTACGTGGTCGACAATCTCCCGCCGCAGATGCTCCGTCCGCTCATCGAACTGGCCAATCGGGCCGAGTCGGGACTGCCGCGCATCGCGGCCGTGGTGGATGTGCGCGGCCGCAACTTCTTCGCCGACCTGCAGGAGATGATCCAGTCCCTGCGCGAGGGCACGAAGGTGCGCGTCCTGTTCCTGGAGGCCGCGGACGTCACCCTGGTCCGGCGCTTCGAGCAGGTGCGCCGGCCGCACCCGCTGCAAGGGAACGGCACACTCCTCGACGGCATCACCGCCGAACGCGCCCGGCTGCGTGAGATCCGCGAGTCCAGCGACATCATCGTGGACACGAGCGACCTCAACATCCACCAGCTCGCCACCAGAATCACCGACATCTTCGCGGACGAGAACACCGCTGACGTCCAGGTCACCGTCATGAGCTTCGGCTTCAAGTATGGTCTCCCCGCGGACGCCGACCTCGTGGCCGACGCCCGGTTTCTGCCGAACCCGTTCTGGAAGCCGGAGCTCCGGCCGTACACGGGTCTCGACGAGGTCGTCCGGAACGACGTCTTGCAGCAGAACGGCGCCGAGGAGTTCATCGAGAGCTACCTCGAGGCGTTGCGGCCGATTTTCGCCGGATATCAGCGGGAGAACAAGCGGCACGCCACGATCGCGGTAGGCTGCACAGGAGGGAAGCACCGTTCGGTCGCGATTGCCGAAGAGCTCGCTGCACGGTTGAGGAGTCTTCCCGGTCTCGCAGTGAGCATCAAACACCGCGACCTGGGTCGTGAATGA
- the whiA gene encoding DNA-binding protein WhiA, which yields MALTADVKDELTKVEVSKTTVRAAELATILRFSGGLHLIGGRIAVESELDTPELARRVRKDLAELYGVRGVVSVISTSGVRRASQYLVRVLDGGETLARQTGLLDAHRRPIRGLPNRLTTGSREELAAVWRGAFLASGSLTDPGRSAALEVTCPGNEAAMALVGAAGRIGVAAKAREVRGVHRVVIRDGEAISAMLVQMGAAQTVSNWEELRQRREVRATANRLVNFDDANLRRSAQAAVAACARVERALEILGDDIPEHLQYAGRLRLAHRDASLDELGHYADPPMTKDAVAGRIRRLLAMADKRASDLGVPSTEASLPADFDEV from the coding sequence TTGGCTCTCACCGCCGATGTCAAAGACGAGCTCACGAAGGTCGAGGTCAGCAAGACCACCGTCCGGGCCGCTGAGCTGGCCACCATCCTCAGGTTCTCCGGCGGACTGCACCTGATCGGCGGCCGGATCGCGGTCGAAAGCGAGCTCGACACCCCCGAACTGGCGCGCCGTGTGCGCAAGGACCTCGCGGAGCTGTACGGCGTTCGCGGCGTCGTCTCGGTGATCTCGACTTCCGGTGTGCGCCGCGCCAGCCAGTACCTCGTCCGCGTGCTCGACGGGGGCGAGACGCTCGCCCGGCAGACCGGCCTGCTCGACGCGCACCGCCGGCCGATCCGAGGCCTCCCGAACCGCCTGACCACCGGCTCCCGCGAGGAGCTGGCCGCGGTGTGGCGTGGCGCTTTCCTCGCGAGCGGCTCGCTGACCGACCCGGGCCGTTCCGCAGCGCTGGAGGTTACCTGCCCGGGCAACGAGGCCGCGATGGCGCTCGTGGGCGCCGCCGGCCGGATCGGTGTGGCGGCCAAGGCCCGGGAGGTCCGTGGCGTGCATCGCGTCGTCATCCGCGACGGCGAGGCGATCAGTGCGATGCTCGTCCAGATGGGCGCGGCGCAGACGGTCTCCAATTGGGAGGAGCTGCGCCAGCGCCGCGAGGTGCGGGCGACGGCGAACCGTCTGGTCAACTTCGACGACGCCAACCTCCGCCGTTCGGCTCAGGCCGCCGTCGCCGCCTGCGCGCGAGTGGAGCGGGCCCTGGAGATCCTCGGCGACGACATCCCGGAGCACTTGCAGTATGCCGGACGGCTGCGCCTCGCCCACCGCGACGCGAGCCTGGACGAACTCGGTCACTACGCCGATCCGCCCATGACCAAGGATGCTGTGGCCGGCCGCATCCGCCGTCTCCTGGCGATGGCCGACAAGCGCGCGTCGGATCTGGGCGTCCCCAGCACGGAGGCCAGCCTTCCCGCCGACTTCGATGAGGTGTAG
- a CDS encoding superoxide dismutase, translating into MADYTLADLPYDYSALEPNISGRIMELHHDKHHKTYVDGANTALAQLAEARDADNLTYVNKLQKDLAFNLAGHVNHTVFWNNLSPEGGDKPDGELAAAIDEFFGSFDKFRAHFTASALGIQGSGWSILAWDSLSQKLIIEQLYDHQANLAAATVPLLLIDMWEHAFYLDYVNVKADYVKAFWNIVSWADVGQRFVRARQSTSGLLVLS; encoded by the coding sequence ATGGCTGACTACACGCTCGCCGATCTTCCCTATGACTATTCGGCTCTCGAGCCGAACATCAGCGGTCGGATCATGGAGCTCCACCATGACAAGCACCACAAGACCTATGTCGACGGTGCGAACACCGCGCTCGCCCAACTCGCCGAGGCCCGCGATGCGGACAACCTCACTTACGTGAACAAACTGCAGAAAGACCTCGCCTTCAACCTGGCCGGTCACGTCAACCACACGGTTTTCTGGAACAACCTCTCGCCGGAAGGGGGGGACAAGCCGGACGGCGAACTTGCCGCGGCGATCGACGAGTTCTTCGGATCGTTCGACAAGTTCCGCGCCCATTTCACCGCGTCGGCGCTCGGCATCCAGGGCTCCGGCTGGTCGATCCTCGCCTGGGATTCGCTCAGCCAGAAGCTCATCATCGAGCAGTTGTACGACCACCAGGCCAACCTCGCGGCGGCGACCGTCCCCCTGCTCCTGATCGACATGTGGGAGCACGCCTTCTACCTCGACTATGTCAATGTGAAGGCGGATTACGTCAAGGCGTTCTGGAACATCGTCAGCTGGGCCGATGTTGGCCAGCGCTTCGTCCGGGCGCGCCAGAGTACCTCGGGTCTGCTGGTACTCTCATAG